The following are from one region of the Halarcobacter sp. genome:
- the cowN gene encoding N(2)-fixation sustaining protein CowN: MSKLEIKVDESYESFKNIDCFENACVVIDNMLRVLENPKNMNIYWKKIVPMIPQAYYDRDPKSDTKEELLYLVCSNSFYLDELFEKAEDEQAIDALNKCEQECC, translated from the coding sequence ATGTCGAAATTAGAGATAAAAGTTGACGAAAGTTATGAAAGTTTCAAAAACATTGATTGTTTTGAAAATGCTTGTGTTGTTATAGATAATATGTTAAGGGTTTTAGAAAATCCAAAAAATATGAATATTTATTGGAAAAAAATTGTTCCAATGATTCCTCAAGCATATTATGATAGAGATCCAAAATCAGATACAAAAGAGGAACTGTTATATTTAGTTTGTTCAAATAGTTTTTATCTTGATGAACTTTTTGAAAAAGCAGAAGATGAACAGGCAATTGACGCTCTAAATAAATGTGAACAAGAGTGTTGTTAA
- a CDS encoding acetate kinase, whose amino-acid sequence MLILVLNAGSSSLKYQLINVQTAEVKASGLCERIGIDGVMKHEIAEHRKLQIDHPMPTHKEAIEFMLDILTHDDTQVIANIDEIAAVGHRVVHGGEYFNKSILINANVVKKIEELVPLAPLHNPAHILGIKICQELLPGKPNVAVFDTAFHQTMPEENYLYAVPHEDYTEHHLRKYGFHGTSHYYVSDQAIQMLDKKESKVIVCHLGNGSSICAVKDGKSIDTTMGLTPLEGLVMGTRSGDIDAGVIPYLMDKKGMDSNQMINYLNKKSGILGVSGISSDLREVIKAAKDGDHRSKICIEMMCNRIKKYICSYIGILGGVDAICFTAGIGENADLIREKSCANLEFLGIELDKKKNKKRESGNREINKDNSPVKIYVIPTNEEYVIAQDTYNLVKG is encoded by the coding sequence ATGTTAATTCTTGTTTTAAACGCAGGTAGTTCATCTTTAAAATATCAACTTATAAATGTACAAACGGCAGAAGTAAAAGCTTCAGGTCTTTGTGAAAGAATCGGAATAGATGGAGTAATGAAGCACGAGATTGCTGAACACAGAAAATTACAAATAGACCATCCAATGCCAACACATAAAGAGGCTATCGAGTTTATGTTAGACATCTTAACACATGATGATACACAAGTTATTGCAAATATTGATGAGATTGCAGCAGTAGGTCATAGGGTTGTTCATGGTGGAGAATATTTTAATAAATCAATTTTAATAAATGCAAATGTAGTAAAAAAAATTGAAGAATTAGTACCTTTAGCGCCACTTCATAACCCAGCACATATTTTAGGTATTAAAATTTGCCAAGAGTTATTACCTGGAAAACCAAATGTTGCCGTATTTGATACTGCTTTTCATCAAACTATGCCTGAAGAAAACTATTTATATGCAGTACCTCACGAAGATTATACGGAACACCATTTAAGAAAATATGGTTTTCATGGTACATCTCACTATTATGTATCTGATCAAGCAATACAAATGTTAGATAAAAAAGAATCAAAAGTTATAGTTTGCCACTTAGGTAATGGTTCATCAATTTGTGCAGTTAAAGATGGTAAATCTATTGATACAACTATGGGATTAACTCCACTTGAAGGTCTTGTAATGGGAACAAGAAGTGGAGATATTGATGCTGGTGTGATTCCTTATTTAATGGATAAAAAGGGAATGGATTCTAATCAAATGATTAATTACTTAAATAAAAAATCAGGAATATTAGGAGTATCTGGAATATCATCAGATTTAAGAGAAGTAATTAAAGCAGCAAAAGATGGAGACCACAGATCAAAAATATGTATTGAGATGATGTGTAACAGAATTAAAAAATATATTTGTTCATATATTGGTATTTTAGGTGGTGTTGATGCTATTTGCTTTACTGCTGGTATTGGTGAAAATGCCGATTTAATTAGAGAAAAATCTTGTGCAAATTTAGAATTCCTTGGAATAGAACTTGATAAAAAGAAAAATAAAAAAAGAGAAAGTGGAAATAGAGAGATTAATAAAGATAATTCTCCTGTTAAAATTTATGTAATTCCTACAAATGAAGAGTATGTAATTGCTCAAGATACATACAACTTAGTAAAAGGGTAA
- a CDS encoding 3'-5' exonuclease: protein MFNKIKNHFNKKNLKDEKYLYLFDKPIEDEYVCFDCETTGLNVQKDDIISIGAVIIKDSTIISSKKFVKFVKPKTKLQEEAIKVHHIRECDLEEAEEIDTVIEEFLEFIGNRKLVGYFLEFDIAMVNKYLKPKIGIKLPNKAYEVSAIYHDWKIEKIPQSNIDLRFDTIMKELQIPKMGKHDAYNDAIMTAMMFIKLKNQPKVTIK, encoded by the coding sequence ATGTTTAATAAAATAAAAAACCATTTCAATAAAAAAAATCTAAAAGATGAAAAATATCTCTATTTGTTTGATAAACCAATTGAAGATGAATATGTATGTTTTGATTGTGAAACCACAGGTTTAAATGTTCAAAAAGATGATATTATCTCAATTGGTGCAGTAATTATAAAAGATAGCACTATTATCTCAAGTAAAAAATTTGTTAAATTTGTTAAACCAAAAACAAAACTACAAGAAGAAGCTATAAAAGTTCATCATATAAGAGAGTGTGATTTAGAAGAAGCCGAAGAGATTGATACAGTTATAGAAGAATTCCTAGAATTTATAGGAAATAGAAAACTTGTTGGTTATTTTTTAGAGTTTGATATTGCTATGGTAAATAAATATTTAAAACCTAAAATTGGCATAAAACTACCAAATAAAGCCTATGAAGTCTCTGCTATTTATCATGATTGGAAGATAGAAAAAATTCCTCAAAGTAATATTGACCTAAGATTTGATACAATTATGAAAGAATTACAAATTCCTAAGATGGGAAAACATGATGCATATAATGATGCAATCATGACTGCTATGATGTTTATAAAACTGAAAAATCAACCTAAAGTTACTATTAAGTAG
- a CDS encoding AraC family transcriptional regulator ligand-binding domain-containing protein, whose translation MTKVSSVTFQYVLKALQINSGVAIDEMLKVIDLDKDTLTSTDSQIDSIKLSNAFKYCMEKTGDFSLSLKIGKSITYHSLGILGYLMLNTNSLKEMIEKFNYYQKLISGFIKFHLEKTKEYYKLSIYINENPSIPVPSFHAEVHLSAILSILSQIVDKKIIPDKTCFSGQRVSHLDEYKKLFGERIFFETDENSIFFNYQTLKTKVNNSNPAMLGYFEMQANKILDDMKESSFYSKVKKEILKSIGENDITIEFVAKKLNISVRTLQYNLKEENKKFRDALLSVRMNLARHYITNTKMDFNSIAFYLGYSEPSSFFRAYKKYFNKTPAQSK comes from the coding sequence ATGACCAAAGTATCATCTGTCACATTCCAATATGTGTTAAAAGCACTGCAAATAAATAGTGGTGTAGCTATTGATGAAATGTTAAAGGTGATAGATTTAGATAAAGATACATTAACAAGTACTGATTCCCAAATTGACAGTATTAAGTTATCAAATGCCTTCAAATATTGTATGGAAAAAACAGGTGACTTTTCTTTATCTTTAAAAATTGGAAAATCAATAACTTACCATTCTTTAGGAATATTAGGTTATTTGATGTTAAATACCAATTCACTAAAAGAGATGATAGAAAAATTTAATTATTATCAAAAATTAATTAGTGGATTTATAAAGTTTCATTTAGAAAAAACAAAAGAGTATTATAAATTATCTATCTATATAAATGAAAATCCATCTATTCCAGTTCCTAGTTTTCACGCAGAAGTTCACTTAAGTGCAATACTTTCAATACTTTCACAAATTGTAGATAAAAAAATAATCCCAGATAAAACATGTTTTTCTGGACAAAGAGTTTCTCACCTTGATGAATATAAAAAGCTATTTGGTGAGAGAATATTTTTTGAAACAGATGAGAATTCAATATTTTTTAATTATCAAACATTAAAAACAAAAGTAAACAATTCTAATCCAGCTATGTTGGGTTATTTTGAAATGCAAGCAAATAAAATATTAGATGATATGAAAGAAAGCTCTTTTTATAGTAAAGTTAAAAAAGAGATTTTAAAAAGTATTGGAGAAAATGATATAACAATAGAGTTTGTGGCAAAAAAATTAAATATTAGTGTTAGAACATTGCAATATAATTTAAAAGAAGAGAATAAAAAGTTTAGAGATGCTTTATTATCAGTTAGAATGAATTTAGCAAGACATTATATTACAAATACAAAAATGGATTTTAATAGTATTGCTTTTTATTTAGGTTATAGTGAGCCTAGTTCTTTTTTTAGAGCTTATAAAAAATATTTTAATAAAACTCCAGCTCAAAGTAAGTAA